Within the candidate division WOR-3 bacterium genome, the region TTCGCCATTATGGATAAATAGGTAATCAGCGATCGCTTCTCCCTCGTTAATACCCCGGCTTGGCAGAATCGAAATTCGATCGTCCTGAGTGATTTGAAACTGAGTATAGCTCACTACTCGATCGGGATGGGGATGATTTTGCAGGGTCGCTAATTGCTCGGCGATTTTTTCGGGCAACCAAACATCATCGGAATCTAAAAATGCCAAATATTCTCCAGTCGCGGCTTCAATTCCTGTATTACGAGAAACCGCCCCACCCAAATTGGTTTGATGACGAATATAACGTAACCGGAAATCACTAATTCCATCAATCACTTCCTGGGTATTGTCCTGAGAAGCATCATCAACCACGATGATTTCTAAATGATCGTAGGTTTGCTGGAGGACACTTTCAATCGCCCGAACCACTAACTGCGCTCGATTATAAGTCGGTATAATCACGCTAACCAGTGGCTTTTCCTGTAATTTAACCATTCCCGTTATTTTTCTGAAGCTGATTTTTTAGGTTCATGTTGCCTGCCCAATTGCATGGGTGAGGATCGATTTAAAGCCCATGCCATACCTTAAAGTATTTTAGACAGTACGCAAAAGTTCTTGATAAATTTCTTCGAGACGATCATTGAGCTTGTGTATATTATAGTTCTGTTCCACAAAAGTTCGACCCGCTTTACCCATCTCTGGCCAAATTTCCGGGTGTGAGATCAAATAATCGAGTTTCTCCGCCAAGGCCTCCGCATCCCGTTCCGGGACTAGAAATCCCGAAATCCCATCTTGTACCAGTTCTGGAATGCCGCTATGTTGGGTACTGACTACAGGCATTCCCATGGCCATTGCTTCTTTTAACACATTGGGAATCCCTTCTGAATCTCCATCTCGACTGGTGACACTGGGCGCGATTAAAATATGAGCATGATTTAAAATCTGAATAATTTCTTGTCGTTCTTTCCAACCGAGTAGTTTGACCTGACGGCTCATTTGTAATTGATCAATCAGTTCTTGTAAAGTTGCCCTTAAATCCCCATCTCCCAAAATCAGATATTCAACCTTGGGATGCTTTTGAACCACGAGAGCGATCGCATGGATCCCATATTCAATCCCTTTTTTTTCTACCAAACGAGCGATAGTGACAATACGGATGGTTTCATCACTTGCAATCGTCCGTGGGGTAAAAGTAAACTGCTGCGGATCAATTCCAGAGTGATGGACAATAATTTTATCTTCAGGACAGCCAATTTCGATTAACTTGGATTTCATCTTTTCACTGACGGGTAAAAACAGCTCCGCTTTTTTAAATAACTCTTGATAATATTGAGAGCCAAACATCTGAAGATATAAACTCAAATCAGTGCCGCGAAAAGAAACCACTAATTTTCCTTGAATTGCCCCAATTTCGCGTAATAATAGTCCTTGTAACCCTAAAAATCCTAACTGACAATGAATAATTTCATCAGGGGTTTGATTGAGCAATGGACTAATTAAATATAACAACTTTAAGGATGCCGCTTTTTTGCCATACTTGAAAATATTCAACGCCCGAAGAATGGCGTTCGGATTTTTCCACCCGTTACTGATGATAAATTTCAACGCCTTTACCAAGCGTAAGCCGTGATTACCTGGCATCGAGAAATAGCTAGTTTTCTCTAGGAGATGATACTTTTCGACTTCGGCATGAACTTTAGCCTGATTTCCGGTTTTATTTGAGTAAATATGAATCGCATGTCCTCGTTGGATCATTCCGGTGATTTGATGCAAGACAAACGTTTGGGATAAAACCGGAAACTCATCAACTAAAAAACCAATTCTCATTAAACCTCTCATTAATTGATACTAATTAACGGTTTTTAATAATTTCTGATTTCTTTGCC harbors:
- a CDS encoding glycosyltransferase family 2 protein; this encodes MVKLQEKPLVSVIIPTYNRAQLVVRAIESVLQQTYDHLEIIVVDDASQDNTQEVIDGISDFRLRYIRHQTNLGGAVSRNTGIEAATGEYLAFLDSDDVWLPEKIAEQLATLQNHPHPDRVVSYTQFQITQDDRISILPSRGINEGEAIADYLFIHNGEIQTSTIMLSRKLMLTTLFRPDLKKHQDLDLSLRLAANGAIFLFLEKMLTILDNEERRDRISLISDYRISLQWIEEYQNVISQKATQGFLIKEVVPKLIEREERKIYALKLIIDGVRQDLIPAPKLGLMLRRLLFPKSLRRIWTYLRKRGASKPIN
- a CDS encoding glycosyltransferase, with translation MRIGFLVDEFPVLSQTFVLHQITGMIQRGHAIHIYSNKTGNQAKVHAEVEKYHLLEKTSYFSMPGNHGLRLVKALKFIISNGWKNPNAILRALNIFKYGKKAASLKLLYLISPLLNQTPDEIIHCQLGFLGLQGLLLREIGAIQGKLVVSFRGTDLSLYLQMFGSQYYQELFKKAELFLPVSEKMKSKLIEIGCPEDKIIVHHSGIDPQQFTFTPRTIASDETIRIVTIARLVEKKGIEYGIHAIALVVQKHPKVEYLILGDGDLRATLQELIDQLQMSRQVKLLGWKERQEIIQILNHAHILIAPSVTSRDGDSEGIPNVLKEAMAMGMPVVSTQHSGIPELVQDGISGFLVPERDAEALAEKLDYLISHPEIWPEMGKAGRTFVEQNYNIHKLNDRLEEIYQELLRTV